A genomic stretch from Telopea speciosissima isolate NSW1024214 ecotype Mountain lineage chromosome 7, Tspe_v1, whole genome shotgun sequence includes:
- the LOC122667931 gene encoding protein FIZZY-RELATED 3: MDSSQRRKTGLNLPAGMTEAHLHLQAFSPTSLRAISNLSSLSPSKGTCSDRFIPCRSSSRLHTFGLIENASPVKEGGNEAYCRLLKNELFGTDFGSFSPAGQAQGSPLMSPSKNMLRFKTDPSSPSSPYSPSVFTHDGAISGEVSTPPKPPRKIPKTPHKVLDAPSLQDDFYLNLVDWSSQNTLAVGLGTCVYLWTASTSKVTKLCDLGPNDSVCSVQWTREGSYISVGTYLGEVQVWDGTQCKRVRTMGGHQTRTGILAWSSRILASGSRDRTILQHDIRVSSDFVSKLSGHKSEVCGLKWSHDDRELASGGNDNQLLVWNQHSQQPVLKLTEHTAAVKAIAWSPHQSSLLASGGGTADRCIRFWNTTNGNQLNSVDTGSQVCNLAWSKNVNELVSTHGYSQNQIMVWKYPSMGKVATLTGHSLRVLYLAMSPDGQTIVTGAGDETLRFWNVFPSMKSPAPVRDTGLWSLGRTHIR, from the exons ATGGATTCAAGCCAGAGGAGGAAAACCGGGTTGAATCTCCCAGCTGGGATGACTGAAGCTCATCTTCACCTTCAAGCTTTCTCACCCACTTCATTGCGAGCGATCTCTaacttgtcatcattgtctCCTTCAAAGGGAACTTGCAGCGACAGATTCATACCCTGCAGATCCTCTTCACGACTTCACACTTTTGGATTAATCGAAAATGCTTCCCCTGTTAAAGAAGGGGGAAACGAGGCTTATTGCAGGTTGCTGAAGAACGAActttttggaactgattttgGGTCTTTTTCTCCTGCAGGTCAGGCTCAAGGTTCACCTTTGATGAGTCCAAGCAAGAATATGTTGAGGTTCAAGACCGATCCATCGAGTCCAAGCTCTCCTTACTCTCCATCTGTGTTTACCCATGATGGAGCAATCTCCGGGGAGGTTTCCACGCCACCTAAGCCTCCTAGGAAGATTCCCAAGACACCCCACAAG GTTCTAGATGCCCCCTCACTTCAAGATGATTTCTACCTGAACCTTGTAGATTGGTCCTCACAAAACACTCTTGCAGTTGGATTGGGCACCTGTGTTTATCTATGGACTGCATCAACCAGTAAG GTGACAAAATTATGTGATCTGGGACCTAATGACAGCGTGTGTTCAGTTCAATGGACCCGTGAGGGCTCTTACATATCAGTAGGCACATATCTTGGTGAAGTTCAG GTTTGGGATGGCACTCAGTGCAAGAGGGTCCGTACCATGGGTGGGCATCAAACTAGAACCGGAATTCTTGCGTGGAGTTCGCGTATACTGGCTTCTGGGAGCAGAGACCGAACCATACTTCAACATGATATTCGTGTCTCCAGTGACTTTGTTAGTAAGCTTTCCGGCCATAAATCTGAG GTATGTGGCCTGAAATGGTCCCATGATGACAGGGAACTTGCATCTGGTGGAAATGATAATCAG CTCTTGGTTTGGAACCAGCATTCTCAACAGCCAGTCTTAAAACTTACAGAGCACActgctgctgtcaaggccatAGCTTGGTCACCACACCAGAGCAGCCTTCTTGCATCTGGAGGTGGAACTGCTGATCGGTGTATTCGCTTTTGGAACACCACAAATGGGAACCAGCTGAACAGTGTGGATACAGGCAGCCAG GTCTGCAATCTAGCATGGAGTAAGAATGTGAATGAGCTTGTCAGCACTCATGGATACTCCCAGAATCAGATTATGGTGTGGAAGTATCCATCAATGGGCAAG GTCGCAACCTTAACTGGTCATAGTTTGCGAGTATTATATCTTGCCATGTCACCCGATGGGCAG ACTATTGTTACTGGAGCAGGGGATGAGACCCTGCGATTTTGGAATGTTTTTCCTTCCATGAAATCACCA GCACCAGTCCGGGATACTGGACTTTGGTCACTAGGAAGAACCCATATTCGATAA